The genome window TAATGACGGCAAGCTGCGCATGAGCCAAGTTGCGGAATGGTGCGTCGAGGGCATAAAACCTGAAATCGACAACCCATCATTACAAAATCTGCCCTATAAAGAAAATTTTTCACGCTGGCAGAAGATACTTTCCAGGGGCGATATCATAAGCGGCCGGGTTGTTGACTTTCCGGCCGCTGAACGTGACATGCTTGAACCACAGGGAATTCTCTACATTCTCATTGTTCCTCTTTTTATTGATAATGATTTTATTGGTTTTATTGGTTTTGACAATTGTGTTGATGATCAAGAATGGGGTTTGGCAGAGCATAAGTATCTTGCCACTGCCGCAAATCTTCTATCCCAGGCGCTGAAGCGAAGCCAGGCTGAAGAATCGTTACGCCAGGAGAATAGCCGTTTTGTTACGGTTATGGATTCCCTTGATATAGTGATATTAGCGGTTGACATACAATCCTATGAACTTATTTTTTTAAATAAGTTAGGCAAAGAGATATTGGGTGATAATATAGGCCGGCCCTGTTGGAAGGTTCTGCAAAAAGGACAAACAGGGCCTTGTGATTTCTGCACTAATCATCGCCTGCTTGACAATGACGGGAGGCCCTCATCACCTTATACCCGGGAGTCCGGGAATAACATAACAGGCAGGTGGTACCAATGCCACGAACAGGCCATTGTCTGGCCTGACGGCCGTCTTGTCCGTCTTCAAATTGCTACGGATATTACCCAAATTAAGCAGGCTGCAATAGAAAAGTCGGCCTTGCAGGAAAAACTTATACGTTCCCAAAAAATGGAAGCCATAGGTTTAATGGCCGGCGGTGTAGCCCATGACCTGAATAATATTCTGTCCGGAATAGTCGGTTATCCGGATCTGTTACTTATGCAACTGCCGGAAGAGAGCAAATTACGAAGGCCGATTGAGGAGATCCAAAAATCAGGCCACCGGGCTGCAGAGGTAGTTGCAGACCTGCTCACTGTGGCCCGTGGCGTTGCCGCCGGACGGGAAACCTGCAGCCTTAACACTCTGGTCGCCGAGTATATGAATTCGCCGGAATGCCGAAATTATAAATTATTGTATCCAAACGTAATCTATACCTTAAGGCTTGAACCGGACCTGCTTAATATCTCCTGTTCGTCGGTGCATATAAAAAAATGCATCATGAACCTGATGATAAACGCTGCTGAAGCTATTAGCGGGGACGGCAGTATTATTATAAGCACTGAAAATCAATATGTGGATAAACCGATTCCCGAAAATTGTTACATGGAGAAAGGCGAATATGCTGTTCTCAGCTTTAAGGATACCGGTTCGGGCATCTCTAAAGAGGATATCAATTGCATTTTTGAACCGTTTTATTCAAAAAAGGTGCTGGGCAGAAGCGGCACGGGATTGGGATTAACCGTAGTCTGGAATACGGTACAGGATCATGGCGGCGGGGTCACTGTTGAAAGCGGCGACAAGGGAACGAATTTTACATTATATTTCCCAGCAATCAGGGAAGCTTTGAATAAACAGATAAAAAGTATCAGGCTCGACGAATTGATGGGACATGGCGATAAAATTCTGGTAATAGACGATGAAGCATTGCAGCAGGATATTGCTACCAAGATGCTGACTACACTTGGCTATCAGGTTGACTCCGTAAGCTCGGGAGAAGAGGCAATCGAATACCTGGAAAAGAATTCTGTGGATTTACTTGTGCTCGATATGATTATGGATCCCGGTATAGGCGGGCTGGAGACCTATGAACAGGTCATAGATCTGCATCCCGGCCAGAAGGCCATCATCGCCAGCGGCTTTTCTGAAAACAAAGATGTGAAAAACGTTCAAAAAATAGGCGCAGGTCAGTTTATCAAAAAACCGTATACCATGAACCGGATTGGGGCGGCAGTCCGGCAAGCTTTGTATGAATAAGTTATTCCGGCTAAAGCCGGAATCAGGGGACTGTGCTGCTTTTGAACGAACCCTAAATTTTTTCTTGCGATAATCTTATGAAATATATAAAATATATGGTTATATTGAAAACGAAACTATTGATGCGGGAATTTTGAAATGAATGAAAATATGTCCCCGATTATTATAGGCTGTGATCATGCGGCATACTACTTAAAAGGGAAGATTAAAGAATTTATTGTTAAAAGAGGAATAGAAGTTAAAGATGTCGGAACCGACAGCGAGGAATCGGTCGATTATCCGGACTTTGGAATCAAGGTTGCTTCCATGGTATCTACCGGGAGCTATGCGCGCGGCATACTTTTATGCGGCACAGGGTTGGGCATGTCTATGGTTGCAAACAGATTCACCAATGTTAGAGCCGCTCTTTGCGGTGATATGTTTTCCGCCATAATGAGCAGGTGTCATAATGACTCGAACATTCTTGTTATGGGAGCGCGTGTGATCGGCGAGTCGCTGGCAATGGAGATAGTCCGGGCTTGGCTTGAAACTCCTTTTGAGGGAGGCAGGCATCTTGAGCGGATAGAAAAGTTTAATAATATATAGATTTCGTTCTCCTCTCTTATTTGAAAATTTATAACCAAGATTTAGGAATATGTAAGTGGATTTTAAAGCTGTTGAAAATATAGATTCTGAGATTGCATCTGTTCTTGAAAATGAAAATAAAAGGCAGAAAAATACCCTTGAACTAATCGCCTCTGAAAATGTGGCAAGCAAGGCTGTCATGGCTGTGCAGGGGAGTATCCTGACTAATAAATATGCGGAAGGTTATCCAGCCAAGCGGTTTTATGGCGGCTGTGAATATGTTGATGTGGCGGAAACCCTCGCAACAACCAGAGTAAAAAGACTATTTGGAGCGGAATATGCAAATGTACAACCCCATTCCGGTTCCCAGGCAAACATGTCCGTATATTTTTCTTTGCTGGAGCCGGGCGATACCGTACTGGGGATGGATTTGTCGCATGGCGGCCATCTTACCCACGGGAGCAAGGCCAGTTTTTCAGGAAAACTTTTTAATTTTGTTCATTATGGGGTTGATAAGGAGACCTGCAGAATCGACTATGATTCTGTTGCCGAAATTGTTGAAAAGAGCCGGCCCAAGATGATTGTTGCCGGCGCAAGCGCTTATCCCCGCACAATAGACTTTAAAGCCTTTGCAGGGATCGCAGAAGCGGCCGGATCCTATTTGATGGTTGACATGGCCCATATTGCAGGTCTTGTTGCCGCAGGTCTTCATCCTTCGCCGATACCATATGCAGCGGTTGTTACTTCAACGACCCACAAGACATTGAGGGGACCGCGCGGGGGGCTGATTCTTGCGAAAAAAGATTATGGAGCCAGGTTAAACAGCACAGTATTTCCCGGAATACAGGGCGGCCCGCTTATGCATGTTATAGCTGCCAAGGCAGTTGCCTTTAAAGAGGCTTTATCGGAATCATTTAAACTCTATCAGCAGAATGTTTTGAATAATGCCAAAACTCTTGCCGGATGCTTGATGAAAGAGGGGATCAACCTGGTTTCAGGCGGGACTGATAATCATATGATCCTTGTGGACTTAAGGAACCTTGATATTACGGGTAAAGATGCTGAAGCAATATTGGGCCGCGCCGGGATAACCGTCAACAAAAATTCGATCCCATTTGAAGAGCGTAGTCCGTTTGTAACCAGCGGAATTCGTATAGGCACACCTGCTGTAACTACACGCGGCATGAAGGAACCTGAAATGGAAATTATTGCCGCAATGATTGTCAAAATCCTGAAAAATTCCGCTAATGATAATCTTGTAAAAAACATAAAAAAGAGGGTTCGGGAGCTGTGTGACAGGTTTCCGCTTTATAATGACCACGGGAAGGATTAAAGGGGGTTATGTTCGAAATCGAGGACCGTCCATCATGGGAAAAATATTTTATGGATATTGCTTTTCTTGTGGCAAAACGCTCCACCTGTCTTAGACGTTCCGTCGGCGCAGTCCTTGTAAAAAATAAAAGAATTCTGGCAACCGGTTACAATGGCGCACCTTCAGGTATTCGCCATTGCTCCGAAACCGGCTGCCTTAGAGATAGCTTGAACGTACCGTCCGGTGAAAAGCACGAACTTTGCCGGGGCATACATGCCGAGCAGAATTCTATTATCCAGGCTGCTTTTCATGGCGTTTCCATTAAAGGCGCTACTCTTTTTTGTACAAATCTTCCATGCTCAATATGTGCCAAAATGATAATCAATGCCGGTATAACCAGGATATATTTTCATGACGGATATGCCGATGCCATGTCGGAAGAGATGTTGAAAGAGGCCGGAGTTGAGGTGATACGAGTCTGTTCATAAGGAACGGGAATAAAGTTTATGAAGTGTCCATTTTGTAAAGAAATTAACAACAAGGTTATAGATTCCAGGTTGAGCAAGGATGGTGAAGTGACACGCCGGAGAAGGGAATGTATTGCATGCCGAAGGCGCTTTACAACCTATGAGCATATTGAGCAGACGCCCTTGATGATAGTAAAAAAGGACGGACGGCGTGAGGTCTTCTCCGGAAACAAGATCCGGTCGGGCATAAAAAAAGCCTGTGAAAAGCGCGATATAAGCATGAACCTGATCGATGAGTTTATCGCTGAACTGCAACATGACCTCCGGGAAATTGGTGAAAAAGAGGTTCCGTCCGCAATACTCGGAGAAAAAATAATGGCCAGGCTGCATAACCTTGATCCTGTTGCCTATGTCAGGTTTGCATCGGTATACAGAGAATTTAAGGATGTAAATGATTTTGTTTCGGAACTGAAAAATTTACTGAGTAGTAATAAAGCTGATTAGTAATAAAGCGTAATCTTTTTATGGACGACAGATACTTTATGAAAATGGCCCTTGGGATGGCTGTCAGGGGAGAAGGTTTTACATCCCCAAATCCTATGGTTGGCGCTGTTATTGTCAATGACGGTACGGTGGTGGGAATGGGATACCATAAGGCAGCGGGCGGAGCACATGCTGAAATTCATGCGATACGGGATGCAGGGTTATCAGCCAACGACGCAACTCTTTATGTTACCCTTGAACCCTGCAATCATACTGGCCGTACCCCTCCGTGTACTGTGAGCATAATTGATGCGGGGATAAAAAGAGTCGTTGTCGCGGCACGAGATCCTAACCCGGATGTAGAGGGCGGCGGCATTAAATTTTTACAACAGCACGGAATAGAAGTGGAAGCAGGTATCTGTGAAGATGAGGCTAAAAAGCTGAATGAGGTATTTAACAAATATATTATTACAAAACGTCCCTTTGTGACAGCAAAATGTGCGAGTACTTTAGACGGCCGCATAGCTACCAGAACATTCGATTCAAAGTGGATAACATGCCCTGAATCAAGGAGATTCGTGCATGGTCTTCGTCATGCCTGTGATGCAATCATGGTGGGCGTAGAAACCGTCAAACAGGATGATCCCAGTTTGACAACCCGGCTTGAAGGAAAAAAATCTCTGGATCCTGTCAGGATAATACTTGACACCAAGCTTTCAGTTCCTGAAAACGCTAAAATATTTCAGCTCGATTCCGCTGCCGACACTCTGATTATTACCGGAGATTCTGTTTCAAAAGAGAAAAAAGAGAAGATCGAGAAAAAGGGAGCCAGGGTAATAGAAGCGCCTGTAAAGGATGGTTTGATAAATCTTTATCAGCTGATGGATTATTTGGGTCATCTTGGAATTACAAGCCTGCTGATAGAGGGAGGCAGCCGGGTGAATGCATCTGCTTTCAGAGCCGGGATAGTCGATAAAATATGTTTTTTTTACGGACCCAGAATTCTTGGCGGAGATGATGGCGTTCCGGTGTGCAGGGGGCCCGGCCCGGCCCTGATGAAGGATTCCATACCAATTACAGGTGTCCGAGTGCGGCAGTTTGGCGATGATGTGATGGTGGAAGGTTATTTATGTTCACAGGAATAATAGAGGCGCTCGGAAAAATAAAGGGTATCCAAAAGTCGGGCAGAAGTATCCGTATGTCAATTGATGCAGGCTTTTCCCTTGATGAGACCAAGTTGGGAGACAGTATTTCCGTAAGCGGGGTATGCCTGACTGCTGTTGAGATTAACGGACGGATTTTTAAAATAGACATGTCGCCGGAAACATACGCAGTTACAAATTTTAGCAGGGCAAAGGTCGGGGATCGGGTTAATCTGGAACGGGCGCTGCGTCTGTGTGACCGCCTGGACGGCCACCTTGTTTCAGGGCATATTGACGGAACAGGAACAATCATCAGCATCAAAACCCTCGACAACGCAATTGTCATTACCATAGGGGCGACTGAAGCCCTGACACGCTATATGATCAAGAAGGGCTCGGTTGCTGTTGATGGTATCAGTCTCACAATCAATAATTGTACAAAAAACAGTTTTGAGATTACCATTATTCCGCACACGGCAAAGCTTACAACAATAGGCTTTAAAAAAACAGGCGACATAGTCAACATTGAGACAGACATGATAGGGAAATATGTGGAACGTTTTATGACTAAAAGTACCGGCGCTGAAAAAGGAGCAACCGATTCATCAATAGATATGCAGTTTCTGGCAAAAACAGGGTTTCTTTAAAAATTGAAACATTTAACAATTTGGTATAGATTTCAAGATTAATTATCTGAAAGTCTATTGCAGGAGATATTTAAGAAAAATGCCGTTAATAACAATAAAAGAGGCGCTTGATGATATACGAGCCGGGCGCATGGTGATCCTTGTAGATGATGAAGATCGTGAAAATGAGGGCGATCTTACTATGGCTGCTGAGTCAGTTACCCCTGAAGCAATTAATTTTATGGCAAAATACGGCCGCGGCTTAATCTGTCTTTCCCTGACAGAAGAAAAGGTGAAAGCGCTCGGATTGCCGATGATGGTCGACAAGAATACATCTCAGTTTGAAACAGGATTTACTGTTTCTATAGAGGCCAGATACGGAGTTACCACAGGGATATCGGCTGCTGACAGGGCGACCACAATTCTTGCCGCTGTAGCGGATGATGCAAGACCCCGCGATTTAGTGAAGCCTGGTCATGTTTTCCCGTTAAGGGCCAGAAACGGCGGCGTTATGGTCCGCGTGGGCCAGACGGAAGGTTCTGTGGATCTGGCGCGTCTTGCCGGGTTAAAACCTTCTGGAGTGATCTGTGAAATCATGAATGATGACGGCACAATGTCCAGAATGCCGCAACTGGAAAAGTTCAGCGAAGAGCATGGAATAGGTATTTGTACGGTTGCAGATATAGTGGAATACCGCATGCAGACCGAATCATTTGTGAAAATATCCGCAGAAACGACCATTCCTACCCGCTATGGAGGCGAATTCCGAATTATTGCGTATGAAAACTTGGTGGACGATTTGCTGCATATAGCGCTTGTGAAGGGAGAGGTTGATCCTGAAAAACCTGTTTTAGTCCGTGTTCATTCCGAATGTATGACAGGCGATATTTTCGGTTCCCGGAGATGTGACTGCGCTGGTCAGCTTCACAAGGCCATGGACATGATGGACAAGGAGGGGGCCGGTGTTCTGCTTTATTTGAGGCAGGAGGGCCGGGGGATCGGTCTGGTTAATAAGTTAAAGGCTTATGAACTACAGCAAAAATACGGTTTTGATACTGTAGAGGCGAATCTGAAGCTGGGGTTTAAGGATGATCTCAGGGATTATGGAATTGGAGCCCAGATACTGGTCAGTCTCGGTGTAAAAAAGATGAGACTATTGACCAATAATCCCAAGAAGATGATAGGTCTGGAAGGCTACGGATTAAGTATTGTCGAACAGGTCTGCATCGAAGTCGAGCCTAATGAATATAACAGGGGGTACCTTGAGTGCAAGAAACTTAAAATGGGTCACCTGCTTAATATGCATTCCGGAAAATAAAAGGGGAATAATGAAAGGGGAATAGAGATGGCTAATATAATTGAAGGTAAACTGCAGGCTGAGGGAAAAAAATTTGGGATTGTAGTGAGCCGTTTTAATAATTTTATTTCTGACAGATTGCTTGAGGGAGCTCTTGATGCCCTGATACGTTCAGGCGCCGGCGAAAAGGATATAGACATTGTAAAGGTTCCAGGAGCTTTTGAGATTCCTCTTCTTGCAAATAAGATGGCTCAGAAAGGAAAATATAATGCAGTGATATGTCTCGGAGCAGTAATTCGAGGCGCGACCCCACATTTTGACTATGTCTGCGCGGAAGCGACCAAGGGCATTTCAACTGTAAGTCTGAAGCATGATATCCCTGTTGTGCTCGGGATATTGACAACAGATACTATCGAACAGGCCATAGAGCGGGCAGGAACAAAGGCCGGCAATAAAGGTTGGGAGTGTGCCATATCTGCGGTGGAGATGGCAAATCTTATCGATGCCCTTGATCAGGGATAGATATGTCTGCCAGACGCAGGTCGCGAGAGCTTGCAATGCAGGCCCTTTTTTATAAGGATATGAGCCTTTGCAGCTCAAAAGATTGTATAGAACTTTTCCCCGGACACTTTAATGTTTCAAAGAGCGCCCGGCCTTTTTTTGAAAGAATTATAAAGGGCCTTGAGCAATTCGGTTCGGACATTGATTCTGTAATCGAGAGATTTTCCAGTAACTGGAAAATTAGTCGTATGGCTTGCGTAGACAGAAATATTGTGAGAATTGCGGTATATGAACTGCTTTATTGCGATGATATCCCTGCTAAAGTATCTATCAACGAAGCAGTGGATATTGGGAAAAAATTCGGCACCGAAGAAAGCGGGGCATTTATAAACGGAATTTTGGACAGCATACACAGGGCACACGAAAATAAAGAGATATCGATTTCCACATAAATAATTTTAATCTGTTATATCTATTATATAATCTATATTTCCTGAATTTCGGGATAATGGAGGACGTCTTGCTTATTAAAGATTTGACTGTAGGGCCTATTATGGCAAACTGTTATATTGTAGGTTGTGAAGAGACCGGGGAAGCGATTGTTATAGACCCCGGGGCGGAAGCAGACAGGATTCTCTTCTCTCTGGCGGAATCCGGACTTAAAGTAAAATATATTTTAAATACCCATGGCCACTTTGATCATGTGGGAGCAAATAAGATGTTGAAGGAGTCCACTGGCGCTGACCTGCTGATCCATCCCCTTGACGCTCCAATGTTGGGTGAACTTGCAGAAAATGCCGCTGCCTGGGGGCTTATGTCTGACAATTCCCCGCCTCCTGACAGAACTTTGGAAGATGGCGATACTGTTTCATTCGGTAATATTACATTCCAGATTATCCATACACCCGGCCATTCACCTGGAGGCATCTCCATTTATTCAGATGGGTATGTATTTGTTGGAGACACTCTCTTTGCCGGATCAATCGGGCGAACCGATTTCCCGGGGGGTAGTCATGAAACCCTTATTGCCAGTATCCGTAATAAACTGTTTGTTCTGGGAGATGATGTAAAAGTTTATCCCGGTCATATGGGAATTACAACAATAGGTCAGGAAAGACGTTATAATCCCTTTTGCGGGACAGGTTGAATCAGAATGCCCCCAGTTGGCATCCCGTGATTTTGATATTCATAGAATTGCAGAGTCGTCCTGCTGCAATTCTGGATATTTCAAATCTTGAAGCGATATCCCAGCAATCTTTACATCTTAATTTTTCGTGAACAAGCCTATCTGTAATCGCTTGTTTTAGATCTTTAGGCAAATTTTTGGGTAGATTTTTGGGCAGGTTATTATCTGCGGAACCTTCCGGTATTGCTTTATTCTTTTTTGTTTTATAACCGAAAAGACCAAGCTGGCATCCGATCAGTCTGCAGTTTATGCGATCGGCTGTTTTTCCGACCTGCTCCGCAGGCACTTCAAGTTTTTTTGCAATTTTAAAGGCTGCTTTGCATGGAAGGAGGTTGTTATTTATTAGTTTTGTGATTTCTTGCTTAATTATAATATCCGGTTTTAAATCCGAATTGTGCTTTGCTGCAAAGTTTTTTTTTGAATTAATTGTCATTGGGCCCTCCCAGGGAAAAACGGGAGACGTTAAATATTCAAATAACCCAGGTTTCCAGTCGACAACCTCTAACTATTTAACATTCCCCCTTTTTTTCAATGTCTAAAAAATATCAAGTATATATTCAAAGATGCCATAATCATACAATTTTAAATATTTAAAGCAATCCATTTTTTTAACAAGATATCCTGGATTATATATTTTCCATTTTTTATTAAAATTTCTTTCTCAGACAAACTTTTCAAGCACCGTGTGACAATGGAAGCTGTTTTAATATTAACGGTGATTAAAGCTTCTGCAAAAAAAAGGTTTTGTCCATCATTGAGCAATACAAGCTTTAATGTTTTTTTTTGATTGATGGATAGATTGTCCCACAGCATTTGACATTCAAGATGTTTTTGTTCAATCATAGAACGTTCAATTTTGCTTATCGTTGCATCATTCCAAGGAGTTTGCTTCAATTCTCTCCAGAGAAAAAAACAGAACAATTGAATATACATTGGGTGATTTTGAAATTGTTCAACAATCTGTTTTAAATTATCATTCTCAATGGAAAAATTTCCGCATTTAAACATTTTTTTCATCCAGAGAATATAATGCTTTGTTTCAATTTCTTTAAGCGGAAAACTTGCTGCCTGCTGATAAAAGGCTTTTTTTTGTGATTTGAACATTGCTGTAAGTAAATGCTGTTGACTTCCGGAGAAAATGTAACAGATATTAGAATGCTGCTGAACATAGGATCTTAATTGTTTTTCAAACAAATCAGCGTTTGTATATTTAGCCAATTCCTGGAACTCATCAAAAGCAATGACAATCTTCCTTTTCTCAGAAAATTTTTCAAGCAGTTCCATAAGGTTTTTTTAAAATCAAATTTTCATCCGCAGCCTTAAAAGATGGAGCAATGGTCGGTGAGCTTGTGGCTGGATCAATGCTTATTTGAAAAGAAAATTTGTTAATGCTGTTTTTCAAAAAGTTTAATAACTTGTTTGTATTTGATTCCAAAGCATTTAATTGTTGGAATACTCTTGTAATAAATTCTTTTTCAGAAGTCGTGCCGTAAAGATCTATATACAGCATTCCAATATCAAGCTTTTGTTCTTTTATGTTTTGAAAAACTTGCTTTATTAATGAACTTTTGCCTGTTCGTCTATGGGAGTACAGCAAAACGTTTTGTGAGGCCGTAATAAACTCAAGCAGTTCTCTTTGCTCTTTTATTCTGTTGCAAAAAGAGAGACCTGTTACAAAATTGCTGTAAGTAAAAGGGTTCTTCATTTCAGCTCCATAATTACACATATTAGCATAATAGATTATGTGAATAAAATATTACACTACGCGTGTAACGTCAAGATCAACGGCCCTGTTCACGTTTGGGTTATAAGTGTGGAAAAGCTCCTGGCTCTGTTAGTTTGACAATATGTTATCCATTCACCGTATTTTTATGGGTAAGAGTAAAAATACGTCAAGCCCTTTCAGGCTGTCAATAAAATTTTATTAATTTTAGAGGTACCCCCCCCGCAATAAACCGTTTTGCTCACAAAGTTACCAAAATTAGTCTACTAACAAGTCGATTAAAATATATTCTAAATATAATATATATTGTATTCAAACCTTTTTTAAATACCATTCTTAAGTAAGTTTTCCTTGATACTTACTATTTAATAGCTTATATAAACCTCACGGATAAGAATTCTTCTGTTTTTTTGTAAAAAATTAGTTTGAATAGGAAAATTTTTTTACCGTATTATAACTTGGTGTCTATTATGCATTCCTCCATCTTATTCCAGGTGGAGCTGTTTTTTCAGAGTGGGGAAATTGTGAATATCAGACAGGTCGATAAATCAAAATTATTATTAGGCAATAATACAGTTGAAATGCTCTTTCAGGCTCACAAGGATGCCTTATGGATACTGGAAAATTTGGGTGTAGGGTGTAAACAGCCGGACATGCAGGAAGCTTTTCAAAAATTTGAAGCGGAAGGGCTGGCGGTTGTTTATGAAAATCGGGTGTATATTATGTCTGACCTGGTTGAAAAATGCCTTAAAACGGTTCCCTCTGTTCCTGACTTCTTTGTGCCGCTGAACAGCTTTTTTATCGGTGGTACAGCCCCGTACATTTATGATGATAAGGCGGCTAAAGGAGGAGTTATTCCAACGGCCGCTCATGTGAAAAAAATTGTTCAAATAGCGGAGAAAAATAAGGTAGTTGCCGGTATGGGGCGTGGAGTAAAACTGAAAGATGAAGTTGAACAGATGAATATAATGGATGAAAACTGCTCTAAACCGCTCTATTTTGCAGTAACTTCGGATGCAGCCCTTGAAAGAGCCAAAAAGATTCATGAGAAGAGAAAAAATGTCATGATCGTGTTTTGCCTTACACGTCCCCCTTTGGAGGTTAATGAGAATTTTTCCGAACAATTTGTCAGGGTAGCAAAGGCCGGACTCCCTCTTTTCATTTCTGCCATGCCGATGGCCGGTATAAGCGCGCCATACTGTTATAATGGAGTTTTGTCCATGACCCATGCCGAGGTGCTGTTTGGGATCTGCGTAGCGCAATTGCTTAACCCTGGGACAACCTGCATTCATGCCGGATACCCGACCATTGCCGATCCACGGATTGAATACAACCCCAATTACGGCCTGATCAGTCATAACATGTTAAACATCTTAATGGCCCATATGAACCTTATGTTGGATCTTCCTTCGTTTCAGAGTGCCGGCACCACCCATGAAGAGCATCTTACGGATCGTGCATTTGACGATGCCGTGATGGGACAGGCCCTTTGTAAGAAATATGGGACTCACATGATCCGTCATCCGTTTGCCTTTCTCCGGTACCTAATTGATTTTTCATTTGCCAAACTGGAGAAGTGCATCCAAATCGCAGAAGAAGTCACAGCAGAGGATGCACCGGATTTCGAAATGCCGGTTTATGATGAAAGAAGTATGGAATCCATTCAAAATATCGGCTTAGGAATGTATATGGACGATTCGCTCACAACCGCCAACCTTGGAAAAATCTTTGTTGATTAATCGTCAAAACCCATAAGGACTTGACTCGATCGTTTTGACCGGAGTCATTACAAACAATATATTAAGGAACTGGGAATAAAGGAGTCACGAATGTGTGGAATTGCAGGATGTATTGGTGCAAGAGATGATGAAACCGTCAATAGAATGCTAGATGCCCTCCCCCATAGGGGGCCAAATGACAGGGGCATCCATCAATGCCAAAATATGGTATTCGGCCATACGCGCCTGTCTATTGTAGATGTTGCCATGGGCCACCAGCCCATTTTGGCAAACGGTGGGAATGCCGGCATCATTTGTAATGGAGAGATCTATAATTTCAATAAACTTAGAAAAACTCTTGCGCCTAAATTTCGCTTTAAAACCAAATCCGATTCCGAGGTCATACTCCACTCGTATCAAAAAAAAGGGTACGAATGTGTCAAAGATCTGGACGGTATGTTCGCCTTTGCCCTGTTTGATGGTGAAGATTACATGCTGGCAAGAGACCCGATTGGCATTAAGCCATTATA of Desulfosarcina sp. BuS5 contains these proteins:
- a CDS encoding hybrid sensor histidine kinase/response regulator, producing the protein MGNAIRFWKWLGIVLVIIIIFADVVYALSFNAGIIFPASILVTGVFFVIGFILFRAGNRRQHEYIKKLVQNEQTLQQRERYLVALNKAGSLLLKAGREVPCKEFINAIGPAYDASRTYLFFNHRDNDGKLRMSQVAEWCVEGIKPEIDNPSLQNLPYKENFSRWQKILSRGDIISGRVVDFPAAERDMLEPQGILYILIVPLFIDNDFIGFIGFDNCVDDQEWGLAEHKYLATAANLLSQALKRSQAEESLRQENSRFVTVMDSLDIVILAVDIQSYELIFLNKLGKEILGDNIGRPCWKVLQKGQTGPCDFCTNHRLLDNDGRPSSPYTRESGNNITGRWYQCHEQAIVWPDGRLVRLQIATDITQIKQAAIEKSALQEKLIRSQKMEAIGLMAGGVAHDLNNILSGIVGYPDLLLMQLPEESKLRRPIEEIQKSGHRAAEVVADLLTVARGVAAGRETCSLNTLVAEYMNSPECRNYKLLYPNVIYTLRLEPDLLNISCSSVHIKKCIMNLMINAAEAISGDGSIIISTENQYVDKPIPENCYMEKGEYAVLSFKDTGSGISKEDINCIFEPFYSKKVLGRSGTGLGLTVVWNTVQDHGGGVTVESGDKGTNFTLYFPAIREALNKQIKSIRLDELMGHGDKILVIDDEALQQDIATKMLTTLGYQVDSVSSGEEAIEYLEKNSVDLLVLDMIMDPGIGGLETYEQVIDLHPGQKAIIASGFSENKDVKNVQKIGAGQFIKKPYTMNRIGAAVRQALYE
- the rpiB gene encoding ribose 5-phosphate isomerase B, with the translated sequence MNENMSPIIIGCDHAAYYLKGKIKEFIVKRGIEVKDVGTDSEESVDYPDFGIKVASMVSTGSYARGILLCGTGLGMSMVANRFTNVRAALCGDMFSAIMSRCHNDSNILVMGARVIGESLAMEIVRAWLETPFEGGRHLERIEKFNNI
- the glyA gene encoding serine hydroxymethyltransferase, which translates into the protein MDFKAVENIDSEIASVLENENKRQKNTLELIASENVASKAVMAVQGSILTNKYAEGYPAKRFYGGCEYVDVAETLATTRVKRLFGAEYANVQPHSGSQANMSVYFSLLEPGDTVLGMDLSHGGHLTHGSKASFSGKLFNFVHYGVDKETCRIDYDSVAEIVEKSRPKMIVAGASAYPRTIDFKAFAGIAEAAGSYLMVDMAHIAGLVAAGLHPSPIPYAAVVTSTTHKTLRGPRGGLILAKKDYGARLNSTVFPGIQGGPLMHVIAAKAVAFKEALSESFKLYQQNVLNNAKTLAGCLMKEGINLVSGGTDNHMILVDLRNLDITGKDAEAILGRAGITVNKNSIPFEERSPFVTSGIRIGTPAVTTRGMKEPEMEIIAAMIVKILKNSANDNLVKNIKKRVRELCDRFPLYNDHGKD
- a CDS encoding deoxycytidylate deaminase, with amino-acid sequence MFEIEDRPSWEKYFMDIAFLVAKRSTCLRRSVGAVLVKNKRILATGYNGAPSGIRHCSETGCLRDSLNVPSGEKHELCRGIHAEQNSIIQAAFHGVSIKGATLFCTNLPCSICAKMIINAGITRIYFHDGYADAMSEEMLKEAGVEVIRVCS
- the nrdR gene encoding transcriptional regulator NrdR; translated protein: MKCPFCKEINNKVIDSRLSKDGEVTRRRRECIACRRRFTTYEHIEQTPLMIVKKDGRREVFSGNKIRSGIKKACEKRDISMNLIDEFIAELQHDLREIGEKEVPSAILGEKIMARLHNLDPVAYVRFASVYREFKDVNDFVSELKNLLSSNKAD
- the ribD gene encoding bifunctional diaminohydroxyphosphoribosylaminopyrimidine deaminase/5-amino-6-(5-phosphoribosylamino)uracil reductase RibD; the encoded protein is MDDRYFMKMALGMAVRGEGFTSPNPMVGAVIVNDGTVVGMGYHKAAGGAHAEIHAIRDAGLSANDATLYVTLEPCNHTGRTPPCTVSIIDAGIKRVVVAARDPNPDVEGGGIKFLQQHGIEVEAGICEDEAKKLNEVFNKYIITKRPFVTAKCASTLDGRIATRTFDSKWITCPESRRFVHGLRHACDAIMVGVETVKQDDPSLTTRLEGKKSLDPVRIILDTKLSVPENAKIFQLDSAADTLIITGDSVSKEKKEKIEKKGARVIEAPVKDGLINLYQLMDYLGHLGITSLLIEGGSRVNASAFRAGIVDKICFFYGPRILGGDDGVPVCRGPGPALMKDSIPITGVRVRQFGDDVMVEGYLCSQE